A region from the Candidatus Thiothrix putei genome encodes:
- the ahcY gene encoding adenosylhomocysteinase, whose product MTTFNDYIVADMGLAAWGRKELNVAEHEMPGLMAIRREFAESKPLAGARIAGSLHMTIQTGVLIETLTALGADVRWASCNIFSTQDHAAAAIAQAGVPVFAYKGESLEEYWDYTHKIFEWPNGEQANMILDDGGDATLLLHLGARAEVDPSLVAKPESEEETYLYAAIRKRLETSPNWYSSRLAEVRGVTEETTTGVHRLYQMHARGELKFPGINVNDSVTKSKFDNLYGCRESLVDSIKRATDVMIAGKVALVCGYGDVGKGSAQALRALSAQVWVTEIDPICALQAAMEGYRVVTMEYAADKADIFVTATGNFHVITHDHMKAMKNEAIVCNIGHFDNEIDVASLEQYEWDEIKPQVDHVIFPDGKRITLLAKGRLVNLGCATGHPSYVMSSSFANQTIAQIELWTERDSGKYPIGVYTLPKHLDEKVARLQLKTLNAQLSTLTEKQAQYINVAVEGPYKADHYRY is encoded by the coding sequence ATGACTACTTTTAACGACTATATCGTCGCCGATATGGGCTTGGCTGCTTGGGGTCGTAAAGAACTCAACGTTGCTGAACACGAAATGCCCGGTTTGATGGCGATTCGCCGCGAATTTGCGGAATCCAAGCCGTTGGCGGGTGCGCGTATCGCGGGTTCACTGCACATGACCATCCAAACTGGCGTGTTGATCGAAACCCTGACCGCACTGGGCGCAGACGTGCGCTGGGCTTCTTGCAACATTTTCTCCACGCAAGACCACGCCGCAGCCGCCATTGCGCAAGCAGGCGTTCCGGTCTTCGCGTACAAAGGTGAATCGCTGGAAGAATACTGGGATTACACCCACAAAATCTTCGAGTGGCCGAATGGCGAACAAGCGAACATGATTCTGGATGACGGCGGCGACGCAACACTGCTGCTGCATTTGGGCGCACGTGCTGAAGTTGACCCTAGCTTGGTTGCCAAGCCTGAGTCTGAAGAAGAAACCTATCTGTACGCCGCCATCCGCAAGCGTCTGGAAACCTCCCCGAACTGGTACAGCAGCCGTTTGGCAGAAGTCCGTGGTGTTACTGAAGAAACCACTACCGGGGTTCACCGCCTGTATCAGATGCACGCGCGTGGCGAGCTGAAATTCCCCGGCATTAACGTCAACGATTCCGTCACCAAATCCAAATTCGACAACCTGTACGGCTGCCGCGAATCACTGGTTGACAGCATCAAGCGTGCTACCGACGTGATGATTGCGGGCAAAGTCGCACTGGTCTGCGGTTACGGCGACGTAGGCAAAGGCTCTGCGCAAGCCTTGCGTGCTTTGTCTGCACAAGTCTGGGTTACAGAAATCGACCCGATTTGCGCCTTGCAAGCGGCAATGGAAGGCTACCGCGTGGTAACGATGGAATACGCGGCGGATAAAGCTGACATTTTCGTGACTGCAACCGGCAACTTCCACGTCATCACCCATGACCACATGAAGGCGATGAAAAACGAAGCCATCGTCTGCAATATCGGTCACTTCGATAACGAAATCGACGTAGCCTCACTGGAACAGTACGAGTGGGACGAAATCAAGCCACAAGTTGACCACGTGATCTTCCCTGACGGCAAGCGCATCACACTGCTGGCAAAAGGCCGTTTGGTGAACCTGGGCTGTGCGACTGGGCATCCGTCTTATGTCATGTCTTCTTCGTTTGCGAACCAGACGATTGCGCAAATCGAGTTGTGGACTGAACGCGATTCCGGCAAATACCCGATTGGCGTTTACACCCTGCCGAAGCATTTGGACGAGAAAGTTGCACGGTTGCAGTTGAAAACCCTCAACGCGCAACTCAGCACCTTGACCGAAAAGCAAGCGCAGTACATTAACGTAGCGGTAGAAGGGCCTTACAAGGCTGACCATTACCGTTATTAA
- a CDS encoding class I SAM-dependent methyltransferase — protein MQTERVIWLNPPQPTDAPCILCGNTLGNEIVLQAAHWHADYGYLNTAHCKQCGSAWFPDAQQHNVPYPSTEIVLQDPNFIYLIYHYLEIVGGLDWKIGLLERLPFSRFRSVLEVGCNAGVALDYCRTAWGADVVGLEPSAYGVMGARLLETPILHRYMHEAEEIQGKTFDFIFATEVLEHVPEPLGFLQELKSYLAPDGIVLLTTPRSGSLTPETPPGELYAALSAGAHYFLLSPEKLADLATQAGFAWSHIEPFGMTNVAVLADKPIDFSNSVLVSQRLQNYYQHRCATPVEDARTHLGHLLNHYISSRSINHVVANDVMVLIRSGLTEQFGIDIDEPDAWLGNVLEANHLVTYGKFMPYALPFYLYWLARDLRATGEAKHYLELAQLLATKGLATDFLSLFVYHRLFDQISEEMTDALRAPGSIASRLHEMTAQLIVKIPELQLPAVATPTHWLQRTKAKLLQAGSRFLRLNYD, from the coding sequence ATGCAAACTGAACGGGTTATTTGGCTAAACCCACCACAACCAACCGATGCTCCCTGCATCTTGTGCGGTAACACCCTCGGCAACGAAATTGTGTTACAGGCTGCCCATTGGCACGCCGATTACGGTTATCTGAATACCGCCCATTGTAAGCAATGCGGTAGTGCTTGGTTTCCAGATGCACAACAACATAACGTCCCTTATCCTTCCACTGAGATAGTGCTACAAGACCCAAATTTCATTTATCTGATTTACCATTATCTCGAAATTGTTGGTGGATTAGATTGGAAAATTGGTTTACTGGAACGCTTGCCATTTAGCCGTTTCCGCTCAGTATTGGAAGTGGGTTGTAATGCTGGGGTTGCGCTGGATTATTGCCGGACAGCATGGGGGGCGGACGTTGTAGGTTTAGAACCTTCCGCTTACGGCGTAATGGGCGCACGTTTGTTAGAAACGCCAATTTTGCACCGCTACATGCATGAGGCAGAAGAAATTCAAGGCAAGACCTTTGATTTCATTTTTGCCACTGAAGTGCTGGAACATGTTCCAGAACCGCTAGGTTTTTTGCAAGAGCTGAAAAGTTACCTCGCACCTGACGGTATTGTATTGCTGACAACGCCACGTTCAGGTTCGTTAACACCCGAAACCCCGCCAGGGGAGTTATACGCGGCCTTATCAGCCGGAGCACATTACTTCTTGCTGTCGCCTGAAAAACTGGCCGATTTGGCGACTCAAGCGGGTTTTGCTTGGTCGCATATTGAGCCATTTGGCATGACCAATGTGGCAGTTTTAGCTGACAAACCTATTGATTTCAGTAATAGCGTGCTAGTCAGCCAGCGACTTCAGAATTATTATCAGCATAGGTGTGCCACCCCAGTTGAGGACGCAAGAACGCATTTGGGGCATTTGTTAAACCATTACATCAGCAGCCGGAGTATTAATCACGTTGTTGCTAATGATGTCATGGTATTGATCCGCTCAGGCTTGACGGAACAATTCGGCATTGACATTGATGAGCCAGATGCGTGGTTAGGCAATGTGCTTGAAGCCAACCATTTAGTCACGTATGGTAAATTCATGCCTTACGCTTTACCCTTTTACCTTTATTGGCTGGCACGTGACCTGCGTGCAACCGGAGAAGCTAAACACTATCTTGAGTTGGCACAACTGTTAGCGACCAAAGGGTTGGCAACAGACTTCCTTAGCTTATTTGTTTACCATCGTTTATTCGATCAAATCAGTGAGGAAATGACTGACGCACTGCGTGCTCCGGGTAGCATTGCTTCACGCTTGCATGAAATGACTGCCCAGCTTATTGTGAAAATACCGGAATTGCAGCTTCCTGCTGTTGCAACACCAACGCATTGGTTGCAGCGCACAAAAGCCAAACTATTACAGGCTGGCTCACGTTTTTTGAGACTAAATTATGACTGA
- the metK gene encoding methionine adenosyltransferase, giving the protein MTERSYLFTSESVSEGHPDKMADQVSDAILDAIIAKDPYARVACETLTKTGMVVLAGEITTTAEIDYEGIVRGVVNDIGYNNSEIGFDGHTCAVINALGKQSPDIAMGVDRAKPEDQGAGDQGLMFGYASNETDVLMPAALTYAHRLVKQQADMRKNGTLPWLRPDAKSQVTVRYEGGKIVAIDAVVLSTQHSPNISLDDLRAGVMEHVIKPVLPQEWLHAGTKYHINPTGNFVIGGPVGDCGLTGRKIIVDTYGGMARHGGGAFSGKDPSKVDRSAAYAGRYVAKNIVAAGLADRCEIQVSYAIGVAQPTSITVETFGTNKVDEILIENLVREHFDLRPYGITKMLDLLRPIYRGTAAYGHFGRDDLDLPWERTDRADALRAAAGL; this is encoded by the coding sequence ATGACTGAGAGAAGTTACCTCTTCACGTCCGAATCTGTTTCTGAAGGCCACCCGGACAAAATGGCGGATCAAGTTTCCGATGCCATTTTGGATGCAATCATTGCCAAAGACCCGTATGCACGGGTAGCGTGCGAAACCCTGACCAAGACCGGCATGGTCGTACTGGCAGGCGAAATCACCACCACTGCGGAAATCGACTACGAAGGTATCGTGCGTGGCGTGGTCAATGACATCGGCTACAACAATTCCGAAATCGGTTTCGACGGCCACACGTGCGCGGTCATCAATGCACTCGGCAAGCAATCCCCCGACATCGCGATGGGCGTTGACCGTGCCAAGCCAGAAGATCAAGGCGCGGGCGACCAAGGCTTGATGTTCGGTTACGCCAGCAATGAAACCGACGTATTAATGCCAGCCGCACTGACTTACGCCCACCGTTTGGTGAAACAACAGGCGGATATGCGTAAAAACGGCACACTGCCTTGGCTGCGCCCGGATGCTAAATCCCAAGTCACCGTGCGTTACGAAGGCGGCAAAATCGTCGCTATCGACGCAGTAGTACTTTCCACCCAACACAGCCCCAACATCAGCTTGGATGACCTGCGTGCTGGTGTGATGGAACACGTCATTAAGCCGGTACTGCCACAAGAATGGCTGCACGCTGGCACTAAATACCACATTAACCCCACTGGCAACTTCGTAATCGGTGGCCCTGTGGGCGACTGCGGATTGACCGGGCGTAAAATCATCGTTGACACTTACGGCGGTATGGCACGTCACGGCGGCGGCGCATTCTCCGGCAAAGACCCATCCAAAGTTGACCGTTCTGCGGCGTATGCAGGCCGTTACGTGGCGAAAAACATCGTCGCGGCGGGCTTGGCGGATCGTTGCGAAATTCAAGTCTCCTACGCTATCGGTGTCGCACAACCGACTTCCATCACGGTTGAAACCTTCGGCACCAACAAGGTCGATGAAATCCTGATCGAAAATCTGGTACGCGAACACTTCGACCTGCGTCCTTATGGCATCACCAAAATGCTGGATCTGCTGCGCCCGATTTATCGCGGTACGGCGGCTTATGGTCACTTCGGTCGTGATGACCTTGACCTGCCTTGGGAACGCACTGACCGCGCTGACGCGTTACGCGCTGCTGCTGGCCTGTAA
- the metF gene encoding methylenetetrahydrofolate reductase [NAD(P)H], with amino-acid sequence MTDDHQHDHVNHDDLIFSFEFFPPKTDKGAENLRAVRNELAALNPRFFSVTYGAGGSTQANTLNTVLEIQRDSGIEAAPHLSCVGSSAEQIRETLDTYRNNGIKHIVALRGDLPSGSRDLGQFRYANELVEFIRKETGDHFNIEVAAYPEMHPQAPNLKVDIDNFVRKVNAGANSAITQYFFNADAYWHFVDECVKKGVEIPIVPGIMPITNYSQLARFSDMCGAEIPRWLRKQLETYADDVESIAKFGEEFISLLCENLLETGAPGLHFYTMNRVEPTMSIWKNIGLAD; translated from the coding sequence ATGACTGACGACCATCAACACGATCACGTAAATCACGATGATCTAATTTTCAGCTTCGAGTTTTTCCCACCCAAAACCGACAAGGGTGCAGAAAATCTACGCGCAGTACGCAACGAATTAGCGGCATTAAACCCGCGTTTCTTTTCGGTCACTTACGGCGCAGGCGGCTCAACGCAAGCGAATACCTTGAACACCGTGCTAGAAATCCAACGTGATTCCGGCATTGAAGCCGCACCACACTTGTCGTGCGTGGGTTCGAGTGCCGAACAAATCCGCGAAACATTGGACACCTACCGCAATAACGGCATCAAGCACATTGTCGCCTTGCGCGGTGATTTGCCGTCCGGTTCACGCGATCTGGGGCAATTCCGCTACGCCAACGAACTGGTGGAATTTATCCGCAAGGAAACCGGCGACCATTTCAATATCGAAGTGGCTGCTTACCCCGAAATGCACCCGCAAGCCCCCAACCTCAAAGTCGACATCGACAACTTTGTGCGCAAGGTGAATGCAGGCGCGAACAGTGCGATTACGCAATACTTCTTCAATGCGGATGCGTATTGGCACTTTGTGGATGAATGCGTGAAAAAGGGCGTGGAAATCCCCATCGTCCCCGGCATTATGCCGATCACCAATTATTCACAACTGGCACGCTTTTCGGATATGTGCGGGGCGGAAATTCCGCGCTGGTTGCGCAAGCAACTGGAAACCTATGCGGATGATGTGGAATCCATCGCCAAATTCGGTGAGGAATTTATCAGTTTACTGTGTGAAAACTTGCTTGAAACAGGTGCACCCGGCTTGCATTTCTACACCATGAATCGGGTTGAACCGACCATGAGTATTTGGAAAAACATCGGGTTGGCAGACTGA